Proteins encoded in a region of the Dromaius novaehollandiae isolate bDroNov1 chromosome 18, bDroNov1.hap1, whole genome shotgun sequence genome:
- the BPTF gene encoding nucleosome-remodeling factor subunit BPTF isoform X3, with protein sequence MRGRRGRPPKQQQPAAASAQASSPAPPAPAGPIGGLRSRQRGSSRGRWATSAQAETAGPKQKGAGAAQASSSAATSPRGGSKRKAGSGGSSTPGGGGSSGKGRGRAGAGGAGGGGGGGSCNSQGRAASSRRSISKVVYDDHESEEEEESMVSEEEEEGDPEDNQDSEEEEEEEIMEEEDDDDSDYPEEMEDEDDASYCTESSFRSHSTYSSTPGRRRQRVHRPRSPILEEKDIPPLEFPKSSEDLMVPSEHIMNVIAIYEVLRNFGTVLRLSPFRFEDFCAALVSQEQCTLMAEMHIVLLKAVLREEDTSNTTFGPADLKDSVNSTLYFIDGMTWPEVLRVYCESDKEYHHVLPYQETEDYPYGPVENKIKVLQFLVDQFLTTNIAREELMSEGVIQYDDHCRVCHKLGDLLCCETCSAVYHLECVKPPLEEVPEDEWQCEVCVAHKVPGVTDCVAEIQKNKPYIRHEPVGYDRHRRKYWFLNRRIIIEEDSESEKDKKIWYYSTKIQLAELIECLDKDYWEADLCKTLEEMREEIHRHMDVTEDLTNKARGNNKSFLSAANDEILEIIRIRKGEVGEDKNTSADEAEKAKSDVDDGQTDTEKGKEESADQDKTEETPAEQDTEKVKTEEATVVGDKSNSETSSTDDNNTNPSAGETSCSEGKNAMGCQSETLDSNNVAEKKVASELPQELSEETGQMIPSNSSSVSAAPLQSDVENSNSSELSSLQNDSVKMSDDAENAERGSQDSEDLGEKSNGERSDSPGTGKGAPGSTRMLTRLRNPDSKLSQMKNQQVAAAAHEANKLHKEGREVLVVNSQGEVSRMNAKKEVVMKGNINNYFKLGQEGKYRVYHNQYATNSFALNKHQHREDHDKRRHLSHKFCLTPAGEFKWNGSVHGSKVLTISTLRLTIIQLENNIPASFLHPNWASHRSNWIKAVQMCSKPREFALALAILECAIKPVVMLPIWRESLGHTRLRRMTALEREEKEKVKKKERKQEEEETMQQATWVKYTFPVKHQVWKQKGEEYRVTGYGGWSWISKTHVHRFVPKLPGNTNANYRKLLPTKNEDMTIEKCDLEKRKNPVKVKIEKDKMKDSRDLQAKNKADVSETLGKVHVKEEKKSSEEKAEISANSENLNHAKGKAEKEIDCENDKVIKEEPMDIDDVKIESPIKDEDSHCKRDIINVSEGFHLRTCYKRKVKSSKLDGLLERRIKQFTLEEKQRLERMKLEASAKTVGIRSVSPQKIIDELQAGKVKEGSQFDMSSEDRTYISDKTQTEDVEQDCLPISSLSHTKSGEPDELSLPSANRLSKGEGQLLDEDSPQCSEGESSVQSDSKESNPEPMTTDKCQGQEVLKECESSFADGLKQTNAESKIKWDVLETSEKPLKQKLPVSRVSQSECENLQPVVTESSRRKDVLAVLENTEGNSEWQSKDPESNCMIKSPSEPTSFQEGEMEEETVLRKTEGKSENKTVFHQKSVSKDLEAFKTELISERSHESQTLEHMDGAETDEELLSSKLSEANGKKKGQELKVETSTISRCVDQTNLNSITDKKNNKNESETDVEKEKSAFQMNGKDNDKILSNDECLVKDTCETTAGSDTEPKVNNINKSIPEHEIKPLTFKESSVKPFMNGDIMVEGTNDKNNVDPKSSLQSSPEFESGESLQPPHEVPDYVQKTEEKQLSPERSTFVGTASTPTHTFCKENNLSGETECMETEVIEDKKVAPSPVTSCEESSLSSDFADQNGLQTYKVENTNGENKIKTIITEVTTTTSTVSTESKTVFKVAETVAANDEKTTVVSSTENCAISTVTTTTTVTKLTTPATDSNVDVISVQEHSKTVVTTTVTDSLTTSEGTLVTSMTVSKEYSTKDKVKLMKFARPKKTRSGTALPSYRKFVTKSSKKSIFVLPNDDLKKLARKGGIREVPYFNYNAKPALDIWPYPSPRPTFGITWRYRLQTVKSLAGVSLMLRLLWACLKWDDMAAKAPPGGGTTRTETSETEITTTEIIKRRDVGPYGIRSEYCIRKIICPIGVPEAPKETPTPQRKGLRSSALRPKRPETPKQTGPVIIESWVAEEELELWEIRAFAERVEKEKAQAVEQQAKVSELKKSEEFKAQMEAQLKQQRLAAQQKRLEQQKQIPAAGVAPAVTTASSTATTVSTPQKVVVGPLTGPVPTGTKVVLTTKVGSPATVTFQQNKNFHQTFATWVKQGQSSTATSTAATSATTIASTGQTFQISGSPVTMAGKVITKLPLPANSKIVAVNVPSTQGGVVQVQQKVLGIIPSTTGASQTFTSFQPRTATVTIRPNTTGTLGTTSTSQVMQGTPLRPGMTVIRTPLQQSTLGKTIIRTPLVVQQGILPASQTQQVVTQIIRGQPVSTAVSSTSTASSSPGQKTVTSPGTPPQPIQPQTTPQPPRPQQGQVKLTMAQLTQLTQGQGGSQGLTVVIQGQGQTTGQLQLIPQGVTVIPGPGQQLMQAAMPNGTIQRFLFTPLPAAATTASTTTTTVSTSTSAAGEQKQALQAQPTSALPPIQPQPQSQQQSQPQVQNQSISPVPSAQPQAPQPPLQPETQTQPESQTPTSVDSPATPEAQSSKSPVTVQSPTQTQAQGQSPVQVQSQPQTAIPPQGQSQVQPQQPAQVQTTTQQQIPMQPHAPIQIQAQLQQSQPQVQTSVSTLPTTQSLNQVPVQSPTRPQLQLQQPPTKVITVPQLQQQVQVLSQLQSHVVAQIQAQQGSVPQQIKLQLPIQIQQTSPVQAHQIQNVVTVQAASVQEQLQRVQQLREQQQKKKQQQIEIKREHTLQASNQSDIIQKQVVMKQNAVIEHLKQKKTLTPAEREENQRMIVCNQVMKYILDKIDKEEKQAAKKRKREESVEQKRSKQNATKLSALLFKHKEQLKAEILKKRALLDKDLQIEVQEELKKDLTKIKKEKEKAQAAAAAAAAAAAAAAAAATAPPPPPPPPLPPPPQQHSANVTSSSTTVPMPVSSQKRKRDEEKDSSASKSKKKKMISTTSKETKKDTKLYCICKTPYDESKFYIGCDLCTNWYHGECVGITEKEAKKMDVYICNDCKRAQEGSSEELYCICRTPYDESQFYIGCDRCQNWYHGRCVGILQSEADLIDEYVCPQCQSTEDAMTVLSPLTDKDYEGLRRVLRSLQAHKMAWPFLEPVDPNDAPDYYGVIKEPMDLATMEERILKRYYKKVTEFVADMTKIFDNCRYYNPSDSPFYQCAEVLESFFVQKLKGFKASRSHNNKLQSTAS encoded by the exons GTAGGAGAAGACAAAGAGTGCATCGTCCTCGTTCtccaattttggaagaaaaagatatCCCACCTTTGGAGTTTCCTAAATCCTCAGAGGACTTAATGGTGCCTAGTGAGCATATAATGAATGTTATTGCCATCTATGAGGTACTAAGGAACTTTGGCACTGTTTTACGCCTCTCTCCTTTTCGTTTTGAGGACTTCTGTGCTGCTCTGGTAAGTCAAGAGCAGTGCACACTTATGGCAGAGATGCATATAgtgcttttaaaagcagttttacgTGAAGAAGACACTTCAAATACTACCTTTGGACCTGCTGACCTCAAAGATAGCGTTAATTCCACTTTGTATTTCATAGATGGAATGACGTGGCCAGAGGTTCTGCGGGTATATTGTGAGAGTGACAAGGAATACCATCATGTTCTTCCTTATCAAGAGACAGAGGACTATCCTTATGGACCAGTAGAGAATAAAATCAAAGTTCTGCAGTTCTTAGTGGATCAGTTTCTTACAACAAACATTGCACGTGAAGAGTTAATGTCAGAAGGTGTTATCCAATATGATGATCATTGTAGGGTTTGTCACAAACTTGGGGATTTGCTTTGCTGTGAAACTTGTTCAGCCGTGTACCACTTAGAGTGCGTGAAACCACCTCTTGAAGAGGTACCGGAGGATGAATGGCAGTGTGAAGTCTGCGTAGCACATAAGGTGCCTGGAGTAACTGACTGTGTTGCTGAAATCCAAAAAAATAAACCATACATTCGACATGAACCCGTTGGATATGACAGGCATAGAAGAAAATACTGGTTCCTGAACAGGAGAATTATTAT AGAAGAAGATTCAGAAAGTGAGAAAGATAAGAAAATCTGGTACTATAGCACAAAGATACAGTTGGCAGAGTTGATTGAATGCCTAGACAAAGATTACTGGGAAGCTGACCTATGCAAAACTCTGGAAGAAATGCGTGAAGAAATTCATCGGCACATGGATGTAACAGAAGACCTTACTAATAAAGCACGGGGCAACAACAagtccttcctttctgcagcaaatG ATGAAATTTTGGAGATTATCAGAATAAGAAAAGGAGAAGTAGGGGAAGATAAAAACACATCAGCCGATGAGGCAGAAAAGGCCAAAAGTGATGTTGATGATGGCCAGACAGATACTGAGAAAGGCAAGGAGGAATCTGCAGATCAAGATAAAACTGAAGAAACACCTGCTGAGCAAGacacagaaaaagtgaaaacagaag AGGCAACAGTCGTTGGGGATAAAAGTAACTCTGAAACATCAAGCACTGACGACAACAACACAAATCCTTCTGCAGGAGAGACTAGTTGCTCTGAAGGGAAGAACGCAATGGGGTGTCAGTCAGAAACCCTTGATAGCAACAACGTGGCAGAGAAGAAGGTGGCATCAGAGCTCCCTCAGGAACTCTCAG AGGAAACTGGTCAGATGATCCCTAGCAACAGTAGTAGTGTATCTGCTGCACCTCTACAGTCAGATGttgaaaacagcaacagcagtgaGTTGAGCTCTCTGCAGAATGACTCCGTTAAGATGTCTGATGATGCTGAAAATGCAGAGAGAGGATCCCAGGATTCAGAGGACTTAG GAGAGAAATCTAATGGTGAAAGAAGTGACTCTCCAGGCACAGGAAAAGGTGCACCAGGTTCGACACGAATGCTCACAAGATTACGAAATCCAGATAGCAAGTTGAGCCAGATGAAAAATCAGCAGGTTGCTGCTGCAGCGCATGAAGCAAATAAATTACATAAAGAAGGCAGAGAG GTTCTGGTGGTCAACTCTCAAGGTGAAGTCTCCCGAATGAACGCAAAGAAGGAAGTTGTGATGAAAGGAAATATCAACAACTATTTCAAATTAGGGCAAGAGGGGAAGTATCGCGTTTATCATAACCAATATGCCACTAATTCATTCGCATTGAACAAGCACCAGCACAGGGAGGACCATGACAAGAGACGGCATCTCTCACATAAATTCTGCCTGACTCCTGCTGGAGAGTTCAAATGGAACGGGTCTGTACACGGGTCCAAAGTTCTCACCATATCCACTTTGAGGCTAACTATTATTCAGCTAGAAAACAATATCCCAGCATCATTCCTTCACCCTAACTGGGCTTCCCACAG GTCTAACTGGATTAAGGCTGTTCAGATGTGTAGCAAACCTAGAGAATTTGCGCTTGCTCTGGCTATATTGGAATGCGCAATTAAACCAGTTGTCATGCTGCCAATCTGGCGAGAATCCTTGGGGCACACTAG ATTACGCAGAATGACAGCAttagaaagagaggaaaaggagaaagtgaaaaaaaaagagagaaaacaagaagaagaagaaacaatgcAGCAAGCTACATGGGTGAAATATACCTTTCCTGTCAAACATCAg gtttggaaacaaaaaggagaggaatatAGAGTAACCGGATATGGTGGCTGGAGCTGGATTAGTAAAACACATGTCCATAGGTTTGTGCCCAAACTACCTGGAAATACTAATGCAAATTACAGAAAGTTGCTACCGA CAAAGAATGAAGATATGACTATTGAAAAATGCgacttggagaaaagaaaaaatccagtaaaggtaaaaatagaaaaagataaaatgaagGATTCTCGTGATCTGCAAGCAAAGAACAAAGCAGATGTTTCAGAAACCTTGGGGAAAGTACacgtgaaagaagaaaaaaagtcaagtgaagaaaaagcagaaattagTGCAAATTCTGAAAACTTAAATCATGCAAAAGGTAAAG CGGAAAAAGAAATTGATTGTGAAAATGATAAAGTCATCAAGGAAGAACCTATGGATATAGATGATGTGAAAATTGAATCCCCCATAAAAGATGAGGATAGTCATTGTAAACGGGATATAATCAATGTCAGTGAGGGATTTCATTTAAGGACTTGCtacaaaagaaaagtaaaatcatCAAAATTAGATGGACTACTTGAGAGGCGAATAAAACAATTtacactggaagaaaaacagcGTCTAGAAAGGATGAAACTGGAGGCTAGTGCTAAAACTGTAGGCATTCGATCTGTAAGCCCCCAGAAAATCATAGATGAGCTACAAGCAGGAAAAGTAAAAGAAGGAAGCCAGTTTGACATGTCTTCCGAAGACAGAACCTATATTTCAGATAAGACCCAAACTGAAGATGTGGAACAGGACTGCTTGCCGATCAGCAGCCTCTCTCATACCAAAAGTGGTGAGCCAGATGAGCTGTCTTTGCCTTCAGCAAATAGGCTGTCAAAGGGAGAAGGCCAGCTGCTGGATGAAGACTCCCCTCAGTGCTCTGAAGGTGAAAGCTCAGTTCAGAGTGACAGTAAAGAAAGCAACCCTGAACCTATGACTACTGATAAATGTCAAGGGCAAGAGGTTCTTAAGGAATGTGAGAGTTCCTTTGCAGATGGCTTGaaacaaacaaatgcagaaaGTAAAATCAAATGGGATGTTTTGGAAACAAGTGAAAAACCTTTGAAGCAAAAATTACCTGTTTCCAGAGTATCTCAGAGCGAATGTGAAAATTTACAGCCAGTGGTAACTGAAAGCAGCCGTAGAAAAGATGTTCTGGCTGTTCTTGAAAACACAGAAGGGAATTCTGAATGGCAGAGCAAAGACCCAGAAAGCAATTGCATGATAAAAAGCCCTTCTGAACCAACATCCTTTCAAGAAGGTGAGATGGAGGAAGAAACTGTTCTAAGAAAGACTGAAGGTAAATCAGAAAACAAGACTGTATTTCACCAAAAATCAGTTAGTAAAGATCTAGAAGCATTTAAAACAGAGCTAATTTCTGAAAGAAGTCATGAAAGTCAAACTCTGGAACACATGGATGGGGCAGAAACTGATGAGGAGTTACTGAGCTCTAAGCTATCTGAGGCTAATGGTAAAAAGAAAGGTCAGGAATTGAAAGTGGAGACAAGTACAATAAGCAGGTGTGTTGATCAGACAAATCTAAATAGTATTACTgacaaaaagaataataaaaatgaatctgAGACAGACgtagaaaaggaaaaatcagcatttcagaTGAATGGGAAAGACAATGATAAAATATTATCAAATGATGAATGCTTAGTTAAAGACACCTGTGAAACTACAGCAGGGAGTGATACTGAACCAAAagttaataatattaataaatccATTCCTGAACATGAAATAAAACCATTGACTTTTAAGGAGTCCTCAGTAAAACCATTTATGAACGGTGACATTATGGTAGAAGGcacaaatgacaaaaataatgtGGACCCTAAGTCATCTTTGCAGAGTTCACCAGAGTTTGAATCTGGAGAGAGTCTTCAGCCACCACATGAAGTTCCAGACTATgtgcagaaaactgaagaaaagcagctttctCCTGAAAGATCCACCTTTGTTGGCACTGCTTCCACACCGACGCATAcattctgtaaagaaaataacCTAAGCGGTGAAACAGAATGTATGGAAACTGAAGTCATTGAGGATAAGAAAGTTGCTCCATCACCTGTGACATCATGTGAGGAGTCTAGTTTGAGTAGTGACTTCGCTGATCAGAATGGTCTACAGACATATAAAGTGGAAAATActaatggagaaaataaaataaaaactatcaTTACTGAAGTGACTACCACAACATCAACTGTTTCTACAGAATCTAAAACTGTGTTTAAAGTTGCGGAGACTGTAGCTGCTAATGATGAGAAAACAACAGTGGTATCATCTACAGAAAATTGTGCCATATCTACTGTAACTACCACCACTACTGTAACTAAGCTTACCACTCCAGCTACAGACAGCAATGTTGATGTCATTTCTGTACAAGAGCATAGCAAAACAGTAGTTACAACAACAGTAACTGATTCACTGACCACCTCAGAAGGCACGTTGGTGACTTCCATGACTGTCAGCAAAGAGTATTCTACAAAAGACAAGGTGAAATTAATGAAATTTGCAAGACCCAAAAAAACTCGTTCTGGAACTGCCTTACCATCTTACAGAAAATTTGTTaccaaaagcagtaaaaaaagcatatttgttcTACCCAATGACGACTTGAAAAAGTTGGCCAGAAAAGGAGGGATCAGAGAAGTTCCTTATTTCAATTACAATGCAAAACCTGCCTTGGATATTTGGCCGTATCCATCTCCAAGACCAACTTTTGGGATCACTTGGAG ATATCGACTTCAAACAGTAAAATCATTGGCTGGAGTGAGTCTTATGTTGCGGTTACTGTGGGCATGTCTCAAATGGGATGATATGGCTGCAAAAGCTCCACCTGGGGGAGGAACTACACGTACAG AAACGTCTGAAACTGAAATTACAACAACAGAAATAATCAAGCGGAGAGATGTTGGTCCTTATGGAATCCGGTCAGAATACTGtataagaaaaattatttgtcCCATTGGTGTACCAGAGGCTCCAAAAG AAACTCCAACGCCTCAGAGGAAGGGACTACGATCAAGTGCGCTAAGGCCAAAAAGGCCCGAAACACCCAAGCAAACAGGCCCTGTTATCATTGAAAGTTGGGTAGCAGAGGAGGAATTGGAATTGTGGGAGATCAGGGCATTTGCTGAAAG GGTGGAGAAAGAAAAGGCGCAGGCAGTTGAACAGCAGGCTAAGGTTAGTGAACTGAAGAAGTCCGAGGAGTTCAAGGCCCAAATGGAGGCTCAGCTAAAACAGCAACGGTTGGCTGCCCAGCAG AAGCGACTGGAACAGCAGAAGCAGATACCTGCTGCAGGTGTGGCCCCCGCAGTCACTACAGCCAGCAGTACTGCAACTACTGTCTCAACTCCGCAGAAAGTTGTGGTAGGCCCTTTAACGGGTCCAGTTCCCACTGGAACCAAAGTAGTACTTACTACAAAAGTGGGTTCTCCGGCTACAGTAACATTCCAACAGAACAAGAATTTCCATCAGACCTTTGCTACTTGGGTTAAACAAGGCCAATCTTCAACAG CCACTAGCACAGCTGCCACCTCAGCCACAACCATTGCCAGCACAGGGCAGACCTTCCAGATCTCAGGCAGTCCAGTAACGATGGCAGGGAAAGTGATAACTAAGCTGCCACTCCCTGCAAACAGCAAGATTGTTGCCGTCAATGTGCCATCAACTCAAGGAG gTGTTGTTCAAGTTCAGCAAAAGGTATTGGGTATCATTCCGTCAACTACAGGTGCAAGTCAGACATTTACTTCATTCCAGCCAAGGACAGCGACTGTAACGATTAGGCCAAATACCACAGGGACTTTAGGAACAACAAGCACTTCACAG GTAATGCAAGGAACACCACTCCGCCCTGGTATGACAGTAATACGGACACCACTTCAGCAGTCAACACTTGGAAAGACCATCATTCGAACACCTCTAGTGGTGCAACAAGGTATTCTTCCAGCCA GTCAGACACAGCAGGTGGTGACTCAGATAATCAGGGGTCAGCCTGTCTCAACAGCAGTTTCTAGTACTAGCACAGCTTCTTCAAGTCCTGGGCAGAAGACAGTAACATCTCCTGGAACGCCACCTCAGCCCATACAGCCACAAACCACACCGCAGCCCCCTCGCCCTCAGCAGGGACAAGTGAAACTCACTATGGCCCAGCTCACACAACTAACGCAAGGACAG GGTGGCAGTCAAGGATTAACTGTGGTAATTCAGGGACAAGGTCAAACTACTGGTCAATTACAATTAATCCCTCAGGGTGTGACTGTAATACCAGGTCCAGGACAACAGCTAATGCAAGCAGCTATGCCAAATGGTACAATTCAAAGATTCCTTTTCACCCCGCTACCAGCAGCAGCTACTACAGCTAGCACCACTACAACAACAGTTTCCACTTCAACCTCAG CTGCAGGAGAACAGAAGCAAGCTTTACAGGCACAACCAACATCAGCGCTGCCGCCAATTCAGCCGCAGCCTCAGAGTCAGCAGCAATCTCAGCCCCAAGTGCAGAATCAGAGTATTTCGCCTGTGCCATCGGCTCAGCCACAGGCACCTCAGCCACCACTTCAGCCTGAAACTCAGACCCAGCCTGAATCTCAGACTCCAACATCTGTTGACTCTCCAGCCACACCTGAAGCACAGTCATCTAAATCTCCAGTGACAGTTCAGTCTCCGACACAGACCCAGGCTCAAGGGCAATCTCCAGTGCAAGTCCAGAGTCAGCCGCAGACTGCCATCCCTCCACAAGGCCAGTCCCAAGTCCAGCCTCAACAACCAGCTCAGGTGCAGACTACCACCCAACAACAGATTCCGATGCAGCCCCATGCTCCCATACAAATTCAAGCTCAGCTGCAGCAATCACAACCTCAGGTTCAGACTTCAGTCTCAACCCTTCCAACTACTCAAAGTTTAAATCAGGTTCCTGTGCAATCCCCAACTCGTCCTCAGCTGCAACTTCAGCAGCCTCCAACAAAAGTTATTACAGTGCCTCAGCTTCAGCAACAAGTCCAAGTTCTCTCTCAGCTTCAGTCACATGTTGTGGCTCAGATACAAGCCCAACAAGGCAGTGTGCCCCAGCAGATCAAGCTTCAGTTACCTATTCAGATTCAACAAACTAGCCCAGTACAGGCTCACCAGATTCAGAATGTGGTAACAGTTCAAGCAGCTAGTGttcaggagcagctgcagagagttcagcagctcagggagcagcaacagaagaaaaagcagcaacagaTAGAAATTAAACGTGAGCACACCCTTCAGGCTTCTAATCAAAGTGACATTATCCAGAAACAG GTGGTTATGAAACAGAATGCTGTGATAGAACACTTGAAGCAGAAGAAGACGCTGACTCCAGctgagagggaagaaaatcagAG AATGATTGTATGCAACCAAGTGATGAAATATATTCTGGATAAGAtagataaagaagaaaaacaggcagcTAAGAAACGAAAGCGAGAAGAGAGTGTGGAACAGAAGCGTAGTAAGCAGAATGCTACCAAGCTGTCGGCTCTGCTTTTCAAGCATAAAGAACAGCTGAAAgctgaaatattgaaaaaaagaGCACTTCTGGACAAAGATCTACAAATTGAAGTGCAG GAGGAGCTAAAGAAAGACTTGactaaaattaagaaagaaaaggaaaaagcgcaggcagctgctgctgcggctgcagccgctgctgctgcggctgccgcTGCAGCCACTGCACCTCCTCCACCGCCGCCACCACCACTGCCACCGCCACCACAGCAGCACTCAGCCAATGTCACATCCTCCTCCACCACAGTCCCAATGCCAGTATCCTCCCAGAAGAGAAAACGAGATGAGGAGAAAGATTCGTCGGCTTCCAagtccaagaaaaagaaaatgatttctacTACCTCAAAGGAAACAAAGAAGGACACAAAGCTTTACTGCATCTGTAAAACGCCTTATGATGAATCTAA GTTCTATATTGGCTGTGATCTTTGTACTAACTGGTATCATGGAGAATGTGTTGGCATCACAGAAAAGGAGGCTAAGAAAATGGATGTGTACATCTGTAATGATTGTAAACGGGCACAAGAGGGCAGCAGTGAGGAATTGTACTGTATCTGCAGAACACCTTATGATGAGTCACA ATTTTACATTGGCTGCGACCGATGTCAGAACTGGTATCATGGGCGTTGTGTTGGCATTTTACAAAGTGAGGCAGATCTCATTGATGAATATGTGTGTCCACAATGTCAGTCCACAGAAGATGCCATGACTGTACTCAGTCCACTAACTGATAAAGATTATGAAGGTTTAAGAAGAGTACTACGTTCCTTGCAG GCTCACAAGATGGCATGGCCATTCTTGGAACCGGTAGATCCAAACGATGCACCAGATTATTATGGCGTTATTAAAGAACCAATGG